One genomic window of Paramormyrops kingsleyae isolate MSU_618 chromosome 22, PKINGS_0.4, whole genome shotgun sequence includes the following:
- the prpsap2 gene encoding phosphoribosyl pyrophosphate synthase-associated protein 2 isoform X2: protein MNVTKGGLIIFTANSNPAGRELGKRIAERLGVELGKVQVYQEANRETRVQIQESVRGKDVFIIQTVSRDVNTTIMELLIMVYACRTSCAHSITGVVPYFPYSKQCKMRKRGSIVTKLLASMMCKAGLTHLITMDLHQKEIQGFFNIPVDNLRASPFLLQYIQEEIPDYRNAVIVAKSPASAKRAQSFAERLRLGIAVIHGEAQDAESDLVDGRHSPPMVKNVAAIHPSLEIPLLIPKEKPPITVVGDVGGRIAIIVDDIIDDVDSFVAAAETLKERGAYKIFIMATHGILSSDAPRLIEESAIDEVVVTNTIPHEIQKLRCPKIKTVDISMILSEAIRRIHNGESMSYLFRNIGLDD, encoded by the exons ATGAACGTCACCAAGGGGGGCCTGATCATCTTCACAGCGAACTCGAATCCTGcgggcagggagctgggaaaaAGGATTGCTGA GCGTCTCGGGGTCGAGCTGGGCAAGGTGCAGGTGTATCAGGAGGCCAACCGAG AGACTCGTGTGCAGATCCAGGAATCTGTGCGTGGCAAAGATGTTTTCATTATCCAGACCGTTTCCAG GGACGTGAACACGACCATCATGGAGCTGCTGATCATGGTGTACGCCTGCCGCACTTCCTGCGCCCACAGCATCACCGGCGTAGTGCCCTACTTCCCGTACAGCAAGCAATGCAAGATGAGGAAGCGGGGCTCCATCGTCACCAAGCTGCTGGCCTCTATGATGTGCAAAGCGG GCCTGACCCATCTGATCACCATGGACCTGCACCAGAAGGAGATACAGGGCTTCTTCAACATCCCCGTGGACAATTTGCGTGCCTCTCCGTTCCTCCTGCAGTACATCCAGGAGGAG ATCCCCGACTATAGAAACGCGGTAATTGTGGCCAAATCTCCAGCTTCTGCCAAAAG GGCGCAGTCCTTTGCTGAGAGGCTGCGGCTCGGGATCGCGGTGATCCATGGCGAGGCACAGGATGCCGAATCGGACCTGGTGGATGGACGCCACTCCCCACCCATGGTGAAGAACGTGGCCGCCATTCACCCCAGCCTGGAGATCCCCT TGCTGATCCCAAAGGAGAAGCCGCCGATCACGGTGGTGGGAGATGTGGGTGGCCGGATCGCCATCATCGTG GATGACATCATTGATGACGTGGACAGCTTTGTGGCCGCCGCAGAGACTCTGAAAGAGAGGGGGGCCTACAAGATCTTCATCATGGCAACGCATGGCATCCTGTCCTCGGACGCCCCTCGCCTAATTGAGGAGTCTGCCATCGACGAG GTGGTAGTGACCAATACCATCCCCCATGAGATCCAGAAGCTACGTTGCCCCAAGATCAAGACCGTGGACATCAGCATGATTCTGTCTGAAGCCATCCGCCGCATTCACAACGGGGAGTCTATGTCGTATCTGTTTCGCAACATTGGACTGGATGACTGA
- the prpsap2 gene encoding phosphoribosyl pyrophosphate synthase-associated protein 2 isoform X4, producing MPKSLSCPFWRLGVELGKVQVYQEANRETRVQIQESVRGKDVFIIQTVSRDVNTTIMELLIMVYACRTSCAHSITGVVPYFPYSKQCKMRKRGSIVTKLLASMMCKAGLTHLITMDLHQKEIQGFFNIPVDNLRASPFLLQYIQEEIPDYRNAVIVAKSPASAKRAQSFAERLRLGIAVIHGEAQDAESDLVDGRHSPPMVKNVAAIHPSLEIPLLIPKEKPPITVVGDVGGRIAIIVDDIIDDVDSFVAAAETLKERGAYKIFIMATHGILSSDAPRLIEESAIDEVVVTNTIPHEIQKLRCPKIKTVDISMILSEAIRRIHNGESMSYLFRNIGLDD from the exons ATGCCAAAGTCACTCTCTTGCCCATTCTG GCGTCTCGGGGTCGAGCTGGGCAAGGTGCAGGTGTATCAGGAGGCCAACCGAG AGACTCGTGTGCAGATCCAGGAATCTGTGCGTGGCAAAGATGTTTTCATTATCCAGACCGTTTCCAG GGACGTGAACACGACCATCATGGAGCTGCTGATCATGGTGTACGCCTGCCGCACTTCCTGCGCCCACAGCATCACCGGCGTAGTGCCCTACTTCCCGTACAGCAAGCAATGCAAGATGAGGAAGCGGGGCTCCATCGTCACCAAGCTGCTGGCCTCTATGATGTGCAAAGCGG GCCTGACCCATCTGATCACCATGGACCTGCACCAGAAGGAGATACAGGGCTTCTTCAACATCCCCGTGGACAATTTGCGTGCCTCTCCGTTCCTCCTGCAGTACATCCAGGAGGAG ATCCCCGACTATAGAAACGCGGTAATTGTGGCCAAATCTCCAGCTTCTGCCAAAAG GGCGCAGTCCTTTGCTGAGAGGCTGCGGCTCGGGATCGCGGTGATCCATGGCGAGGCACAGGATGCCGAATCGGACCTGGTGGATGGACGCCACTCCCCACCCATGGTGAAGAACGTGGCCGCCATTCACCCCAGCCTGGAGATCCCCT TGCTGATCCCAAAGGAGAAGCCGCCGATCACGGTGGTGGGAGATGTGGGTGGCCGGATCGCCATCATCGTG GATGACATCATTGATGACGTGGACAGCTTTGTGGCCGCCGCAGAGACTCTGAAAGAGAGGGGGGCCTACAAGATCTTCATCATGGCAACGCATGGCATCCTGTCCTCGGACGCCCCTCGCCTAATTGAGGAGTCTGCCATCGACGAG GTGGTAGTGACCAATACCATCCCCCATGAGATCCAGAAGCTACGTTGCCCCAAGATCAAGACCGTGGACATCAGCATGATTCTGTCTGAAGCCATCCGCCGCATTCACAACGGGGAGTCTATGTCGTATCTGTTTCGCAACATTGGACTGGATGACTGA
- the prpsap2 gene encoding phosphoribosyl pyrophosphate synthase-associated protein 2 isoform X3, which produces MAINGWTWSATRLRRLGVELGKVQVYQEANRETRVQIQESVRGKDVFIIQTVSRDVNTTIMELLIMVYACRTSCAHSITGVVPYFPYSKQCKMRKRGSIVTKLLASMMCKAGLTHLITMDLHQKEIQGFFNIPVDNLRASPFLLQYIQEEIPDYRNAVIVAKSPASAKRAQSFAERLRLGIAVIHGEAQDAESDLVDGRHSPPMVKNVAAIHPSLEIPLLIPKEKPPITVVGDVGGRIAIIVDDIIDDVDSFVAAAETLKERGAYKIFIMATHGILSSDAPRLIEESAIDEVVVTNTIPHEIQKLRCPKIKTVDISMILSEAIRRIHNGESMSYLFRNIGLDD; this is translated from the exons ATGGCCATAAatggatggacatggtcagcaacaagactcag GCGTCTCGGGGTCGAGCTGGGCAAGGTGCAGGTGTATCAGGAGGCCAACCGAG AGACTCGTGTGCAGATCCAGGAATCTGTGCGTGGCAAAGATGTTTTCATTATCCAGACCGTTTCCAG GGACGTGAACACGACCATCATGGAGCTGCTGATCATGGTGTACGCCTGCCGCACTTCCTGCGCCCACAGCATCACCGGCGTAGTGCCCTACTTCCCGTACAGCAAGCAATGCAAGATGAGGAAGCGGGGCTCCATCGTCACCAAGCTGCTGGCCTCTATGATGTGCAAAGCGG GCCTGACCCATCTGATCACCATGGACCTGCACCAGAAGGAGATACAGGGCTTCTTCAACATCCCCGTGGACAATTTGCGTGCCTCTCCGTTCCTCCTGCAGTACATCCAGGAGGAG ATCCCCGACTATAGAAACGCGGTAATTGTGGCCAAATCTCCAGCTTCTGCCAAAAG GGCGCAGTCCTTTGCTGAGAGGCTGCGGCTCGGGATCGCGGTGATCCATGGCGAGGCACAGGATGCCGAATCGGACCTGGTGGATGGACGCCACTCCCCACCCATGGTGAAGAACGTGGCCGCCATTCACCCCAGCCTGGAGATCCCCT TGCTGATCCCAAAGGAGAAGCCGCCGATCACGGTGGTGGGAGATGTGGGTGGCCGGATCGCCATCATCGTG GATGACATCATTGATGACGTGGACAGCTTTGTGGCCGCCGCAGAGACTCTGAAAGAGAGGGGGGCCTACAAGATCTTCATCATGGCAACGCATGGCATCCTGTCCTCGGACGCCCCTCGCCTAATTGAGGAGTCTGCCATCGACGAG GTGGTAGTGACCAATACCATCCCCCATGAGATCCAGAAGCTACGTTGCCCCAAGATCAAGACCGTGGACATCAGCATGATTCTGTCTGAAGCCATCCGCCGCATTCACAACGGGGAGTCTATGTCGTATCTGTTTCGCAACATTGGACTGGATGACTGA
- the prpsap2 gene encoding phosphoribosyl pyrophosphate synthase-associated protein 2 isoform X1 gives MAVEGAHGNEEGFSLAWEPREPPSQEADNKTQGVMNVTKGGLIIFTANSNPAGRELGKRIAERLGVELGKVQVYQEANRETRVQIQESVRGKDVFIIQTVSRDVNTTIMELLIMVYACRTSCAHSITGVVPYFPYSKQCKMRKRGSIVTKLLASMMCKAGLTHLITMDLHQKEIQGFFNIPVDNLRASPFLLQYIQEEIPDYRNAVIVAKSPASAKRAQSFAERLRLGIAVIHGEAQDAESDLVDGRHSPPMVKNVAAIHPSLEIPLLIPKEKPPITVVGDVGGRIAIIVDDIIDDVDSFVAAAETLKERGAYKIFIMATHGILSSDAPRLIEESAIDEVVVTNTIPHEIQKLRCPKIKTVDISMILSEAIRRIHNGESMSYLFRNIGLDD, from the exons ATGGCGGTGGAAGGCGCACACGGAAACGAG gaagGGTTCAGCCTTGCGTGGGAGCCCAGGGAGCCACCTTCTCAAGAGGCTGACAACAAGACCCAAGGAGTCATGAACGTCACCAAGGGGGGCCTGATCATCTTCACAGCGAACTCGAATCCTGcgggcagggagctgggaaaaAGGATTGCTGA GCGTCTCGGGGTCGAGCTGGGCAAGGTGCAGGTGTATCAGGAGGCCAACCGAG AGACTCGTGTGCAGATCCAGGAATCTGTGCGTGGCAAAGATGTTTTCATTATCCAGACCGTTTCCAG GGACGTGAACACGACCATCATGGAGCTGCTGATCATGGTGTACGCCTGCCGCACTTCCTGCGCCCACAGCATCACCGGCGTAGTGCCCTACTTCCCGTACAGCAAGCAATGCAAGATGAGGAAGCGGGGCTCCATCGTCACCAAGCTGCTGGCCTCTATGATGTGCAAAGCGG GCCTGACCCATCTGATCACCATGGACCTGCACCAGAAGGAGATACAGGGCTTCTTCAACATCCCCGTGGACAATTTGCGTGCCTCTCCGTTCCTCCTGCAGTACATCCAGGAGGAG ATCCCCGACTATAGAAACGCGGTAATTGTGGCCAAATCTCCAGCTTCTGCCAAAAG GGCGCAGTCCTTTGCTGAGAGGCTGCGGCTCGGGATCGCGGTGATCCATGGCGAGGCACAGGATGCCGAATCGGACCTGGTGGATGGACGCCACTCCCCACCCATGGTGAAGAACGTGGCCGCCATTCACCCCAGCCTGGAGATCCCCT TGCTGATCCCAAAGGAGAAGCCGCCGATCACGGTGGTGGGAGATGTGGGTGGCCGGATCGCCATCATCGTG GATGACATCATTGATGACGTGGACAGCTTTGTGGCCGCCGCAGAGACTCTGAAAGAGAGGGGGGCCTACAAGATCTTCATCATGGCAACGCATGGCATCCTGTCCTCGGACGCCCCTCGCCTAATTGAGGAGTCTGCCATCGACGAG GTGGTAGTGACCAATACCATCCCCCATGAGATCCAGAAGCTACGTTGCCCCAAGATCAAGACCGTGGACATCAGCATGATTCTGTCTGAAGCCATCCGCCGCATTCACAACGGGGAGTCTATGTCGTATCTGTTTCGCAACATTGGACTGGATGACTGA